DNA sequence from the Liolophura sinensis isolate JHLJ2023 chromosome 1, CUHK_Ljap_v2, whole genome shotgun sequence genome:
ATACAGGGCATAATACATGTCAACCCTAGAAGAGATTATACACACCAGACCACATAGAGCAGAGTAAGTAGTAAGAACATGCGTGAAGACATATTGAACCTCTACCTAATGTAAAACTTAATCTGGAGCTGTAACTTACCTGGGTAGAAGAATGGAGCTCCAGACCAGATCTTCCACACATCTATGGTGAGGTAACACATGGTCAGGAGGAAAAAGGCAAAACCAGCCAACAGCAGCACAAAAGACAGGGACCTGGGCAGAAAAGTCAATCATATGATCATACACGTTTAACTATAAACAAGATCACtgcatgaaaaaacaaataggATAAATTTGAATTAAGCGTAAAAATAACTAATGAGAATGAAAATGGTAAGATTTTAAATGATAACAATACAAACAGCAACATAATTTGTGGCCATGAAATGGTACCAATTTTATTCGTGGCAAAACAAATACAGTATcaaacaatgtttacattgatGGCAACAGGAAACATCACCAGtggtcacaaaaaaaaactgtttaacaatgttataaatgaCAACTGAAATAGCAAATTTAAAATCATGGGAATACAAATGCTAAGGTTGCTGCAGATGACTATATAAACAGTAATTATCTTTTATACTGATtgctattttcaaattttcactttaatgGTTTGCTAAGTGCCTGACTTTTCACTATAAACCTCATCATGCATAGCGTCAGCCTAACCACCAAGAACTGGATATGAATGTTATCACTGACTATTAAGGTAACAGCAAACTTAGAAATGAACATTACCATCGACATAGGCCATTTTTATCAGATTACCTGTAACAGTAGTGTTAAATTTACAGAACTTAAACTCACCACAAATTCTTGTTAATTGGGATCCAGCCGTCATCTTTGGAAACTTTACATAAAACAGCAGCTATAGCCATCTATAAACagcaaaagaaattaaaataaaaacacccaACTACAGCATCTCACCTTTATTCAAAAAACTCAATTCATTAGttataaagacaaataaactattattttgtgcaaaaaaagGTTTTCTTTATGcactgctatttatttatttgtttatctggaGTACACTTAAATAAGTTGTTGGCAAATGATTGCCTATCAGAACAAGACTTATATTAATGTAATGTATGCTTCTTTAAGTGAGATTAAGAAGTTAGAAAGTCAAATGcccaacattttaatttaaaataaataaactttatagAAAAATAGACAATAactttttgaatttatttaagaCAACAGCTTCAGTGCATGTCTGAACGTCaactttgaaaataaatttcagagcTTTTTTGATACCCATATGGAAATTGTGGTCTGCCTTTACATTAAATACATCCTTAGATTTAGCTGATGGTTATATTAGCTGCTATAACCTCTAACTTGGTTAACAATAATGTTACAAATTCTCACTGACATACACAAGTTACAATTAACACAGCTGTGTGAAGCTATATCAGAAGATAATATACATGGAGGACTTACCAGTAACACGGACCATATCAGGAAGCGTTTTACTATCTGGgtataatctttaaaaattaGTATTATCTTTCCAGcctaattgaaaaaaaaaaaagaactgtcAATACCTTTacatattgtaaatcttcaaacttttcaaccactaaaacacttttcagtggaatttatgcatacaattattgagaaaatgacaccaaaaatgatttctttgtgtcaACAAAGGTGCAATATTTATAAAACTATGCACATTATATCTCTATGCCCAATAGTTCccccagaatgtttcaaaatattggttgcagtggtggctgaaaatgttgaagaattaggtatTAATAAATGAGTGTTttctaagaatgtttcacttataagaagatggtcaggtttatgtgtggaggaaaccagagtgagaTGAGTATATCCCCGACCTTCACCacatacttgacaaacctcctgttatgtgtggaggaaaccagagtgagaTGAGTATATACCCGACCTTCACCACacacttgacaaacctcctgttatgtgtggaggaaaccagagtgagaTGAGTATATACCCGACCTTCACCACacacttgacaaacctcctgttaTGTGTGAAAGAAACCACacacttgacaaacctcctgttatgtgtggaggaaaccagagtgagaTGAGTATATCCCCGACCTTCACCacatacttgacaaacctcctgttatgtgtggaggaaaccagagtgagaTGAGTATATACCCGACCTTCACCACacacttgacaaacctcctgttaTGTGTGAAAGAAACCACacacttgacaaacctcctgttatgtgtggaggaaaccagagtgagaTGAGTATATCCCTGACCTTCACCACACACTTGACAAAGACAGAAGACATTCTAGGCATGCCAGACACAAACCCAAGGACACAAAAAAGTAGCTGAATTATACTTGGGAATGAACTCTGCTGGAAATCAATGATGGATATGGATAGGTAGTGTGCAGCAGCTTACCTGTAGACCTAAGAAGCACATAAGGAAAGAGTTTAACGTGCCAAGTGTGCCCTCTGGGTCATACGGACCTGTGTTATACACCTCctgtcaaataaaacatttgtacatctTATAACAAGTGCAAATTAGCAACAGCTAGGACAACATGAGTAGTGCTTCATGTTGTCTTACACAAAGGCCACTTGTTAAGTGAATGACCCATGTTAGAATGAtcatgttaaatttatttatttcattggtgttttacagcaacctcaataatatttcacttatttgatcgccgccagcattatggtgggaggaaactgggcagagcctgggtgaaacccaggaaacctttccacgtacagccagaaagggaggcagcatgagctggatttgaactcacggtgaccgCACTGGTGCTAATCTCCTCGGCCACTATGTTAAAAGACAGGACGATAAACATTTGACAGACTCAGAGAGCTCGTTAGTAGCAGTTAAATGAGAAATAATCCTTATGTATGTACCTGTGCCACAATTATGATGCTGAATTTAATCACATACAGTTAGTAACAGTCTCTCTAGCTGCATGGCACAATGTACAAATCTAGTGATTTTAAAACCATATGCAAGTGACTACGCAACTACATGCAAAATCATACCTGGAAAAAGAATACCACTTTATGTGGTCCCATCAGTTGTCAGTCATTTTTGTGTAACCATTATAAATAAACCTGTGTACTCATGTAACACTTTAGTTGCATAAGGCTCTTCAGACCCCACTGGTGTAAAAGAGAACTGCACAATCTAGTTGAAGGACTTCtgcctatatatttatatatatatatatatatcttacctGACAAGTTGGTCTCTGGTAAATATGCTTTTCTGAGAAGATCCACTTGTCGATATAGCCAGCTGCCCCGCCCGTGCAGTTCTCATACTCTCCCCCATCACTCAGTCCTCCTGCTCCCAAATATCCCCTGTCACAAAGATCATGTGGCCCAATAAAACAACCATCACACACACCAATTGGTCCAATTAAACCATATAATCTAAAGTAATTTTTGTTCTGGAAAATTTTTGGGTGCCCAAGCTAATCAAGACGTGTGTATTAAAACTAACGCGTAAATGTCACCATTGAAGCTTGGGATAAAAAACTCTATACATATGGCCTTCATAAGTTAACCCTAGTACATGAACACATAAATGTGGTGTCACATGAACACACGAGCAAGTTATCACAAAAACCACAAAGCACAATTGACTAAAAATCCCATAGAACACAAAGCTCATGTAGCCATGAGTCACAGTCACGACATGAGCTAGTCACAGGAATATGCCACATGAAATCAAATatagttcaggtgaacacaacacacgccccaacaaatgcatttttttgaaatgcataaaagaataccagcagcactgtggtgagtataacccctgaggggaGCCTTCATCGCAAtgggacaaatgtgtccacctcAAAATCCAAGTTTTACGCGGAAAACAGTTGTAGTTTTAGCCCAGATATGAAAATCAaatctatttatatacatgtagtatacataAGGAAACTGGTGATcttgtaaccatgacaacatcGAAAATAAACAAACGTGattattaaaattatgaaaatagttaccccattgtaattattacaaattcACAAGTTTAGATTATAGggaagatgtatgctaagtttcatggaaattgGTTCAGTACTTTAGTgagagttgcatggacaaaatctgaatacatggaaaagcacaATTACTTTTAGCAATAAGTcctaaagggaggtaattaagACAATAATTACCAGTTTACCACTGAACTTAAGCATGCATAGGTTCAAATGATAGGCAacatgtatggtaagtttcgtCAAAATCGGCACAGTAGTTTGagaggagatgcatggacaaaatctgaatacacatgtatagatacTGTTACACAAAGTGATTGAAAGGAAGtgattatgaaaataattgtgcgattgccattaaacttaagcatgcacaagatGATAGGCACGATCTATGGTGactttcatcaaaatcggcCCAGTAGTTTGGcaggagatgcatggacaatATCGTGTCTACAGATAAACAAACGaacagacagggtgattccagtataacCCCCTAACTTCATTTAGGggcaataataaaacatattgcTGACACAACCCAAAACATGAAATCAAATTGAAGGttatttgaaacaaattaaCACATAACCAGATATTcaaataaatctacatgtaggcatggacaaGAATGGCATGCAtcacattttgaaaatgattAAAGCAAGAGgtgcatttacttatttgtttatttattttaaacaatgtGAATCTTCCAGTTTATCTCATTGGGTTTATAAGTAAACTGAAGTCTCAATATTACGCAGAGTGACAATAATAACAATTatgaagaaatgaattttaCATGACGTCATATCAGGAAATTCTGGGATTGAGGAAAATGTGGTCACGCTGAAGCATTAAACAAGTGTCTTGCATGGCattaaaatcaaaatcataACTCCAGGAAATGACAAGACTTTGAAttattgtttctgttttgctgTACTGAATCATTTTCAGTTATCCTGATTCCTAGATGATTCGAGAACctaaataaagaaacaacaaGCTGTTGTGACTCTGGTCTATTACGTTAAACCATTTGGCGGGAATTACGCTGTCTTACGTGGGACATCCAGGAACAGGAAGGCCAAAGGTCAATCCCAAGTAAGTCCCTACAAACATGAATTGGACAATCCATTCTAGCCAGTAGTCTGTGATATCCTGAACCTTTCCCAGCCAGTTGACCTACACAACAGAAAATAGGACAGCTGTGAAGTCACTAGACTGAAAGCCCAAACTGGATTAATACTGGCTAAGGTATTAGGTTTGACTTTACGGCAATCTGGTAATTATAGATGTTTTTTTCATCctcttttctttcacttttgaaaATAAGGAGGAAATATGAGGTATGTTGAAATCCAGTTTTACTATTCATGAGCAGTTTTTAGTTAACAAAATATCTACACACCCAGTAACTTTGCGCTCCCTTGGCACAAACCAAGTGTGTTAATGAGACGATCAGGTAGGTGACAGCAAACCTCTGTAACACGCCAGGGATTCGTAAGGTAGCCAAGTCATCATCTGTTAGATGAAACAGAAAGTGTTCATAGAATGTAATAACACATTCAGAGCCGTGAATAGAATGTAATAATAGATTCAGGGCAGTGAATAGAATGTAACAACACATTCAGAGCAATGAATAGAATGTAATAATAGATTCAGGGCAGTGAATAGAATGTAATAACACATTCAGAGGAGTGAATagaatgtaataataaattcagagcagtgaataaaatgtaatataagATTCAGGGCAGTGAATAGAATGTAACAACACATTCAGAGCAGTGAAAAGAATGTAACAACAGACtctgaacaaaaaaattatattattcaTTCAATACCTAGAAATTCCATACCAGGTAaaagatatatttgttttggtATTTACCCATACAAACATTGTAACTTATTGATCAGGCATTGCTATTCACAATTATCCTTTAATACGCTTGCACTTACTCAGATGGTTACAGCGCTGGCACCCTACTACATTCAGGCCCTCGGCCAATGAGATGGCATGTTTTAAACCAGTGCTAACTGTTTCGGTTTTAAGTCTGGAcggactgattgattgactgactgagtgacatgtaacgccttgctcaagaacttttcacttgtatgatggtggtTAGCTTTAGGAGAGAAGGATTTAAGtcatgaagtttgtcaggtgaCTCGGGTAGCTGGAAACGGTTGGTGGTTTACTGGAATTACCCTATTTGTGTTTAAGTCAGTGCTTAAGATTACTTCACTATTTGGGTTGACTAAACAGAGAAGAGGTTAATAGAAACCACATCAGAGTTTGTTCAGTACCCTGGAAACATGCCGACATCAGCACAGAACTTACTGTTAGGCCCGGTGTTTGTTAGAAGCCCCAGGATAAATAAGATGATGGAACGCTTGATGATTCGAAAGCAGATGTGTCGTTTGGATGTTCCCTTCCTCAGCTGAGAGCGCATAGAAATGGCCAAGGCTGTTCCCATTATAAACACAAACCTAGGGTAGATGGATTGTTTTTTAGGACTTCAATATTCCAATACAAATCATATCTGTTTGAAGACACGCTATGTTCTTCTGATGATTTTAGAATGCTACTCCAAAATTGAGACACGTTAGTCCTTAACATCATAAACAGAGAAAAGTAGCAGCATGAAAAAATTATATCCATTGAATGTAAAAATCTGACTGAAAATAGTTGCTGGATGtgtttttgacaggtcacatgatgcagCAGGATTTATTTtgccttcagtgataaaagagttcaaatttGAAACTCTCCATTGGAGCTGAAATGGCCAATACtgttttttaataaaacaacGGCATGGAACAAGTGGAAATTGATTTCAGGAAGCAAATTTTAATCACAAAATTCAGCGATTTCATTGGATTACCTCTCAGATTTATTCGTTCGAaacttttttgaaaaacaaaccATAAAAAAGTGTACTTCCAGACAGAACATTACCATGGAAAGACAAGGTCAGCTACAGTGAGACCGTTCCAGATGGAATGATCCAGGAACCAGTATCCTCCTCCACCATAGTTAGCCAGAATCATCAAGGTCAAGCACAAACTACATAGAGGTCAACAGAAACTGTAACATGCTAGGGTACAGAGTGGCAACAAGGTGCACAGTATGCTGGAATCAGCTGGATACACTGTCACGCAGCATAGAGGGTTTGGACGGCTTCACAAGGGAAAAGACCGCAGACTGACTAATATGTTACCATTCCGTGGACTTTCACCATAAAATCTAAAAGTGCTTctatttttttccccatttttttttcattattattaatttttaaaagtaCACATTAGACTGCCAATGTTTGGAGAACTACTCGGTCTTTGCCCATGAGAAATCGTCAGCTATGCTATTCCAACACCAAAAAGCACATAAgcgaaaacaaaaaacaggggACATTAAATAGACTGCATAATGTGAAGATGTTTATATTGCATTAACAGCAACTTTGCATCAATATA
Encoded proteins:
- the LOC135479356 gene encoding heparan-alpha-glucosaminide N-acetyltransferase-like isoform X4; this encodes MAAYTQNFVLIGLLNILLLYQALCLTGSSAQVYRKHKHKDGDIDTASLTVLNQPAGIKIQVLLQSAECHTCFLQPVRNISPGSNYTLYIDTRWPIRLAVNDPDNMDTYCAENELSQHFQEHGEYKLWVISNSSNSVICTGPILVNDPMDSNIPIYVALAILTVLASSWILLKYLHRKHYLYKLLCCFGTERLLDPVGMRTDLGIPPSINPGEDGGGDDFADKSKSSSRLKSLDTFRGISITIMVFVNYGGGGYWFFRHSKWNGLTVADLVFPWFVFIMGTALAISMRSQLRKGTSKRHICFRIIKRSIILFILGLLTNTGPNNDDLATLRIPGVLQRFAVTYLIVSLTHLVCAKGAQSYWVNWLGKVQDITDYWLEWIVQFMFVGTYLGLTFGLPVPGCPTGYLGAGGLSDGGEYENCTGGAAGYIDKWIFSEKHIYQRPTCQEVYNTGPYDPEGTLGTLNSFLMCFLGLQAGKIILIFKDYTQIVKRFLIWSVLLMAIAAVLCKVSKDDGWIPINKNLWSLSFVLLLAGFAFFLLTMCYLTIDVWKIWSGAPFFYPDAAK